The Scyliorhinus canicula chromosome 17, sScyCan1.1, whole genome shotgun sequence DNA window gtattggacattagcaatggcttctggtcaatcccattggcaaaggcgtgccagtacaaatttgccttcatatTCAAagaacagcagtatacgtggacatgcctcccacaaggattccacaattcaccctccattttccaccgacagctggcaaatggtttagtaaagttttcccgccccgaatgtctggtacagtatgtggacgacctattaccgcagacagacaccaaggcagagcacattacgcttctggccgagctcctggaacttttaacctcgattggatgtaaagttaaccccagaaaggcccagatattagaaaacaaagtgatgtatttgggtacagtcatcacgcacggcaaacgcgagatcgaattcaaaaggattgattcgattgtcaaattgccccttccctagAATGTTTCagcctccggtcgtttttaggactggttgggtactgtcggaaccatatcaatggcttcgcgacaaaggcaggcccactctcagacctccttaagaaaggagccccatgggaatggcttccgcagcatacagaggctgtggaagatttaaagaaagcccttagcgcagcacccgcgctacaagtcccagaccaactctccccctatgcaatagaggtagcgagcactgatctaaccctctcgacCGTActactccaggaacggcacgagcagctacgacccgtggcttatgcctcaagacttttagacccagtagaacaaggattctcatcctacgagaggcacctcctagcagttttctgggcagttcaatacttttcctacattaccggactcaaccccatcaccattttgaccgagcacacccccacacagttactcctagacggtcgactgaaggacggttcagttagccagattagggcagctaggtggacattacttttacaaggacgggacattacggttaaacggacccggacacacacatttttagctgacaacctccaatatccaggacagccccatgaatgcgaaattgtagcacccctacacaacacaggacccttcatagcgaagacaccccccaggaagatagggaacccaagacaaagcccccaacacacagagacgtgtggcccactgaaaatatacgtggacggttcatccacagttttagatggtgagcgtatcactggatgcggcatctatgtcgaggacgcgcagggtcgcgctttagaggagattgcattaaaattgccaggtcacttaggcgcgcaggcagcagagctcgcggccatagcttacatagtggaccaccccgattctttccccagcccggcagacatatattcggacagtctatatgtctgcaacagtttaacggattttctacccctgtggaggacacaaagttttgtctccgcagacaggaaaccccttccatcagcacctttactccgccacatcctagacaaagcgaaggataggacctttggcattatcaaagttagaagtcaccataggtcatccccccctggaaatgtaaaagccgacgcactggcaaaagcaggttccaggtgaggacacttttggacacccccagctagtgcaccagctagcgcccctgtgagtgcagttcaagtctcacagacggacattaaagatttagccgaggcacagaagcaggatggagacctcagggagatttttaaagggactTTTGTGCCACCGTACGATAAGttccgacacgctctgaccacacatgagggtgtgaccatcaaggaccagctttatgtggtcccgcaacaggatagaaatcaaatgattgccttgttccatgacggtcatggacatcaagggatcgacccgaccacgaggcacctcaggcaactctgttggtggcctaatttaaggaccgatgttacccattacatcgagaattgccttatttgcgcccagaataacccggagaggtattccaaaaaggcacagcttcggcatattcgaccagttaatggcccctggacaaacctccagatcgactttataggaccattgcccccttgtaggaatggctataaatacgtgctggttgtgattgatacctttaccaaatgggtagaggcattcccctcaagaaccaATACAGCTCAGACAGCTgcgaagatcctgacccaccacatcttcacgagatggggtctacccagaagtatagattcagaccagagatctcacttcacaggacgtgtcatgaagaacgtcctgatcatattcggcattaaacaaaattttcacattgcgtatcacccacagtcaagcGGGATTGTAGCGCGCATGAATCGGaacctaaaatcgacccttagaaaaatggttcaggaaaacaattcaacatgggattcagtgctcctatttgcactaatgtttatccgcaacacggtttcaacatccacaggtttcaccccacacacactcatgaccggacgccctatgaaaggtacagaattccttttaggactggacatgactagccccgaagtgacggccctcacgcatgagaaagctgttaaaaacCTAGTTGAGGTCtatgtgaggtctgcacagatcgcagccgcagttcaactgggaaaatgacgaaaacagagcacagcttgttttaacaaaaatgtacaccccacagaatttcaggttgggcaacaggtaatgctatctgtgtataaccccagcagtgttttggcaccaaaatattccggcccgtactcaatttcggacaaaattagcccctcagtttacaggataaaataccccaatggaaagactgcgtggtttcatatcaaccagctaaaggcatatggaacacagtctaaccacgcacaccatgtcctgctagacgcagcagaacatcttgccccgcccactagagacacgtttccaccatcccccttgaccagttcctcatcggacccgcccacgactccgcccactgaccacaacagaccacgccccggaacgcccacaagctgccacagcagagacagcgaaactgacactgactttcaggacagccacagcacacaaccctacagcccccactgtagcgactacgacctcgactccagtgaccccatgaaggtcacctacgttaaatacccagacccaccacccgaccccgacaatgccccttcaagtttagaccccacactttggcacagggacaattcatggagacttgtccgtaatgatgaaagtgacccccggtcacataactctaagattgcatgcctgatccacacaagggtgtgggatccgggagagcaggacgacacggtgtctgactcccaatacggcaacccctttgtgaccctgttcacagaggcagaggaaaagtgaggtgtccaggtgATGTAAagtaggaaccgcttgagggaagcgatatcctttctgatggaacctgcacgtatgttttgtttgtaagtttgcgtttgtttgtcttttaatgttaatggttcagttggagatcGATCActgtcttttcagctgaaaagcttgtgaccgcctCGCACGCACTTTGTGTTGTACGACTCATTCCCCTGTTTTCAGGCAGTGgagagcatcttggctcctcccttgtttttaggtgcccctctattcggtgaatagaggctgcaatcccacggttaacacattcttgcccgttcattccaggttactcaggcagtggagaaacggcactgagaacccgccctgtctgagaacccccctttggtcagccaagctcgggtatggcacagcacgccttacccggggattccatccaaatcttacccgtagcggcccatacgcaactcattcgactttTTTGGTTcaaaatttgctttcatttttcgttaggtagcccttaggccgccatcccacatgctatttacatccaggaacattcggatggtaaatttgcaaagcctgcgaaacggctcgcaggaggaaagttgttaggtgtatttctgctcctaaattcgcttttgaaaaaaaaagaggggagtcacagggagtgacttggccagtcatttaagggtcaattggaaagagaggacagatacactaacagtacggatattaaactgtattgacagatactgtgcttgatcccatagctttcgaaaagtcgaaggagggttcacggcaaggatcggccatacagaaggaagaggacaaagagaacgaagagaagaccatgatggaagcctacctattagttttaaacgttgttgtatttgtacatgtggaagcaagtcacgtttcccccacaacccctgcCGTTAAtgcttccctcacaccaacttccccgtgctcagcactgatcagcgaagttcagacctggtgcacaaaattcatgacatggtactcaatgtcgttagtgattgaatcactgttggtgattgcaattctctgcatcatagtacagaccctcaggttgaggaaatggaaaaggagagcctcccgttcctgcccctcaaccatttacggagttcaatcccctattttcggttttcaccaatccccccaaccccttgatgcctaggaaatgaataaagcaatatgtgaataaagaagatactaatgtattatatggttctgaactcgactgctgAGTCAGAAAGTgacatgtaatgtggtgtgaacggataaggtttttagactgtaataaaatgtttaaaatgagatGAGGATAGTAGttatgataggtagaggttcccggttattggtaatgcatgtcccctttgacatagcaccAAGTAgagaatgttagttaaaattttcttgccatagttaaagacagagtagacgcccaggaacttgctaaggtcagggaacccaaagagggcacccaaaggcactcgaagaaacatgcataggtgatccttcacactttctcgtgaggatcacaaggagggaatgtagccatctaagatggacactgggctacaaaatggagaaccacaaggaacacagggaaacagtcatagtgaggacacacagcttgcaaaagactgttttgcattttgcacgtacagaaacaagtttccaaagagttgcagagtttcagccaaaggtgcaaatgggaaacagatctgcatattaatgaggtgatcccggcccaggcccaggtacaatagaaacatttaagtatcaatggatacttttccatagacgcccagacagaatggcgccaaagcaaccaagacaaagagccgtagggaccgccccaaacatcgagaaacgaccctaggattggggagtttgaaagatatcgattgggaaagacccaatcgatacctagcaggtgaaagagcccgccccaaggggcacggacttctaggacctataaagaaAAGGTCaagcaaaggggcagcagggtagcatggtggttagcataaatgcttcacagctccatggtcccaggttcgattcccggctgggtcactgtctgtgtggagtctgcacgtcctccccctgtgtgcatgggtttcctccgggtgctccggtttcctcccacagtccaaagatgtgcgggttaggtggattggccatgctaaattgcccgtagtgtcctaataaaagtaaggttaaggggggggggttgttgggttacgggtatagggtggatacgtgggtttgagtagggtgatcgtggctcggcacaacattgagggccgaagggcctgttctgtgctgtactgttctatgttctatgactcggtctgttgcttccagactccggcccagacctgttccatcgcatcctgactccaggttcatcaccggccgttgagcatcagccatcgaactgtaagtgccaacacaacgatcgctacgtgatccagaccttgctagcccttgacaactttgccaatcagaaagttacagaccaagaacgggacgaaggccttgctccctgaccttgcctattcctgtctagataagtatttagttgtttagtattagaagtaagttagtctctttagcgtatgcatgtgtatttattatatctgttataataaacaccaatcgtttggacttactaatcggtgtatggatttattacttcgaacctgaccttgatatacttgtggcggtgtctcaatacggcacctggcgactccgagcataattacacatacagagccatagtagtgttaagcacacggcctttaaacggaggcgtgttaatcacactccagtaaaacgagcaacacctcCTTTTAGCCTCTGGAGTTATCATTGATTGGCATCCTTTCTTGTGGCATGATTAGCAAGGAGAGGGGAAGGGATACTTTTTTCCGTTTTAGCGGGCTATTTTGGGTAGAAGCGCCTGTTTTCGGGTTTGTAGGAGTGCCACCTATGTTTgacttctcagcacatccccatcaccggaagtccagaGGTCTGGTTTTAACCACTGTTCTGTGTCATAAAACCTGTTCCTCAATAAAGGCATAATCCAGTGCTTCCCAAACCGAGTTGTTCATTTTACGTGCTGTTTAATAGGAAATTGTGTGTTCAGGTTAAAAGATATATGTAAGCTGTTCATgttaggtttgaagtttaaaagtttaaatattatttttcttttgttttaataaagtcttGTTTGTAAAATAACTGCCCTGTTTCTTATGCAATACGCTTGAAGCAAATTGATCTTTCTGCAGTCTTAAAAACCCTTAACAGTTCTGGTACAGTATCTTCGCCATTGTTGAGATAGGCCAGGCATCCGTTACAGAGGAGACGGGGAAGAGGGAAAGCCCTTAAAAGATATTAAAAGACTCAAAGCACTATATATGTaacacaaagctgatttattttgaATTTTAGTCAGAATATTTACATCATGGACTGAGCTGAAGTTCATGAACACCAGCAGAAACATGTCTAAACAAACATCAATCCTGGATGATATTATCAAAACTTCATCACTGTAGTTACTTGCAAacctgctggtgtctcagcaggttggataactgactgaatcccttctcacatttggagcaggtgaacggtctctctccagtgtgagctCGCTTGTGTCTCaggaggttggatgactgagtgaataccataccacactcggagcagatgaAAGACCTCTTCCCATTGTGGATTCGTTGGTGGGCAGTGAGCTGAGATTGTTTCCTGAATCGAGTGCTACAGTgggagcacctgaacggtctcttgtcagtgtgaacacgttgatgggacatcaggTCCTGGGAACTTTTATAGAAGTTCccacagtctgggcatttaaacggtctctcatcactgtgaactcgctggtgtctcagcaggttggaagattgagtgaatcccttcccacatttggagcaggtgaatggtctctccccggtgtgaactcgctggtgttcagtgagttgagatgctcgtctgaacccagtcccacattgagagcatctgaacggtttctcgtcagtgtgaacacgttgatggagcATCAGATTCCCAgtacttttatagcacttcccacagtctgggcatttaaaaggtctaTCCCCAGTATGAACTTGCTTGTGTCTGAGCAGGGTGGATAAgtcagtaaatcccttcccacacttggagcaagtgaacggcctctccccagtgtggactcgTTGGTGTGCAGTGAGTTCagatgatcgcctgaacccagtTCCACAGTGGGAACATGCAAACGGTTTCTCATCAGTATGAACACGTTGATGACGTGACAGTTCTCCAGAACTTTTAAAGCATTTCCCACAGTCTGGGCACTTAAATGGTctttccccagtatgaactcgctggtgtatcagcaggTCAGATGCaacggtgaatcccttcccacactcacagCAGataaatggtttctccccagtgtgagtgcgccgATGAGTTTCCAGCCCAGATGGGGTTCTGCatcctttcccacactccccacattt harbors:
- the LOC119951965 gene encoding zinc finger protein 239-like, producing the protein MEGKSTIHSGGKLYMSSVCRRGFSQSTGLSEHKCNHTGEKPWKCGECGKGCRTPSGLETHRRTHTGEKPFICCECGKGFTVASDLLIHQRVHTGERPFKCPDCGKCFKSSGELSRHQRVHTDEKPFACSHCGTGFRRSSELTAHQRVHTGERPFTCSKCGKGFTDLSTLLRHKQVHTGDRPFKCPDCGKCYKSTGNLMLHQRVHTDEKPFRCSQCGTGFRRASQLTEHQRVHTGERPFTCSKCGKGFTQSSNLLRHQRVHSDERPFKCPDCGNFYKSSQDLMSHQRVHTDKRPFRCSHCSTRFRKQSQLTAHQRIHNGKRSFICSECGMVFTQSSNLLRHKRAHTGERPFTCSKCEKGFSQLSNLLRHQQVCK